A stretch of Polypterus senegalus isolate Bchr_013 chromosome 3, ASM1683550v1, whole genome shotgun sequence DNA encodes these proteins:
- the LOC120526540 gene encoding trace amine-associated receptor 4-like, whose product MEEVEYCFKNVNNSCIKVSRSLGVKAAMYVILMSITIITICGNLIVVISITRFKQLHSPNNFLVCSLATVDFSLGICVLPFAIMRTVETCWYLGPVFCQLLLCTDNLLSYASIFHLCFIAIDRYYAVCSPLTYTTKITFRVVYIFIGIAWILPTVFSFGLIYTKANVQGIEDLVVILSCEGGCILMFNKLWAVLASAVFYIPCVIMISIYTKIFNVARRQAKLIKNMEEKISIEERKRRENQKREQKAAKTLGIIVGIFLLCWLPYFIDAPIDVYINFATPTVVFDSFAWFGYANSAFNPLIYAFFYPWFRKALKLLITCKILSQNSSKIRLYI is encoded by the coding sequence ATGGAGGAAGTTGAATATTGCTTCAAAAATGTGAACAACTCCTGTATAAAGGTTTCCAGATCATTGGGAGTTAAAGCTGCAATGTATGTAATTCTTATGTCAATCACAATCATCACTATTTGTGGAAACTTGATTGTAGTAATATCCATAACTCGTTTTAAACAGCTACATTCACCAAATAATTTCCTCGTCTGCTCCTTAGCAACAGTTGACTTTTCACTGGGAATATGTGTGTTGCCTTTTGCTATTATGAGAACAGTTGAAACATGCTGGTATCTTGGGCCAGTTTTCTGTCAGCTTTTACTATGCACTGATAATTTGCTTTCATATGCTTCAATTTTCCATTTATGTTTCATTGCTATTGATAGGTATTATGCAGTGTGCAGTCCTCTAACCTATACAACAAAGATCACATTTAGAGTGGTTTACATATTTATAGGTATTGCATGGATACTTCCAACAGTATTCAGTTTTGGTTTAATTTACACTAAAGCCAATGTTCAAGGTATTGAAGATTTGGTTGTGATTTTGTCTTGTGAAGGTGGTTGTATATTAATGTTCAATAAGTTATGGGCTGTACTGGcatcagcagtattttatattccaTGTGTGATTATGATATCCATTTATACAAAAATCTTCAATGTTGCAAGAAGACAAGccaaactgattaaaaatatgGAGGAGAAAATTTcgattgaagaaagaaaaaggagagagaatcaaaaaagagaacaaaaggccgctaaaacacttggaataattgttggcatttttttactttgctggCTTCCTTATTTTATAGATGCTCCTATTGACGTATATATCAATTTTGCAACTCCAACAGTTGTATTTGATAGTTTTGCATGGTTTGGATATGCGAATTCTGCCTTTAACCCATTGATATATGCCTTTTTTTATCCTTGGTTTCGCAAAGCCCTTAAGCTTCTTATAACATGCAAAATACTGAGTCAGAATTCATCAAAAATCAGATTGTATATATGA